A region from the Phycisphaerales bacterium genome encodes:
- the fliG gene encoding flagellar motor switch protein FliG, whose amino-acid sequence MPRKPNEKLPTTADSLDGITKAAILLLAIGPDRASKLLQQLAPDAVEEVTRELAGLGRVPPELQNAVVEEFYGVTIASQYYSEGGLDYAKEILKNSMDPKAADRVLSQIQTQVQKKPFSFLQRAESENVLTFIQDEHPQTIALILCHLPHHKAGEILGGLALQKQIEVIKRVANMEQTNPDVIKEVERGLESRLANMLVQSMEKAGGVPTVSEILNLADRSTEKAILEGLEADDPDLVEQIRRLMFVFEDIMRVNDKGIQAVLKEVDNSELALALKTASPDLQNKILKNMSERAASLIREDMEYMGPVRVSDVEAAQQRIVDIVRRLEEAGEVIVEGRGGGESDLIV is encoded by the coding sequence ATGCCTCGAAAGCCTAACGAAAAACTCCCCACGACCGCCGACTCGCTCGATGGCATCACCAAGGCGGCGATCTTGCTTCTGGCCATCGGGCCCGATCGCGCCTCGAAACTCCTGCAGCAACTCGCCCCCGATGCTGTTGAAGAAGTCACGCGCGAACTCGCCGGCCTCGGGCGCGTCCCGCCGGAACTCCAGAACGCCGTCGTCGAGGAGTTCTATGGCGTCACGATCGCGTCGCAGTACTACAGCGAGGGCGGGCTGGACTACGCCAAGGAGATCCTGAAGAACTCGATGGATCCCAAGGCCGCGGATCGAGTCCTCTCGCAGATCCAGACGCAGGTGCAGAAGAAGCCGTTCTCGTTCCTGCAGCGTGCCGAGAGCGAGAACGTGCTGACGTTCATCCAGGACGAGCACCCCCAGACGATCGCGCTGATCCTCTGTCACCTGCCGCACCACAAGGCGGGCGAGATTCTCGGCGGGCTGGCCCTCCAGAAGCAGATCGAGGTCATCAAACGCGTCGCGAACATGGAGCAGACCAACCCCGACGTGATCAAGGAGGTCGAGCGCGGGCTGGAGAGCCGTCTCGCGAACATGCTCGTGCAGAGCATGGAGAAAGCCGGCGGCGTGCCGACGGTCTCCGAGATTCTGAACCTCGCCGATCGCTCGACCGAGAAGGCGATCCTCGAAGGGCTCGAGGCCGACGACCCGGACCTCGTCGAGCAGATCCGCCGATTGATGTTCGTCTTCGAGGACATCATGCGCGTGAACGACAAGGGCATCCAGGCTGTGCTCAAGGAAGTGGACAACAGCGAGTTGGCGCTGGCGCTCAAGACCGCCTCGCCCGACCTTCAGAACAAGATCCTCAAGAACATGTCCGAGCGGGCGGCGTCGCTCATCCGCGAGGACATGGAGTACATGGGCCCCGTCCGCGTCAGCGACGTGGAGGCCGCCCAGCAGCGCATCGTGGACATCGTCCGGCGTCTCGAAGAGGCCGGCGAGGTCATCGTCGAGGGTCGAGGCGGCGGCGAGTCGGACCTCATCGTGTGA
- a CDS encoding flagellar hook-length control protein FliK, with translation MNQAGTTSAGVALSVSRELAGQMSVADRAAAELRTSAPGGNESVAASPKPTVPASRATTTSSTPVPTVSGEDTTPVAPTPETQTPTTPTTPAAKSTITALTPAPPAPQNPSNAAATTAAATPTLAPPQPSPTAASVATAAPVAGARSAPTTQVDLGGTGAGRTGVARASTKPNAPTTPDAKEVISKATQGLAAAIRQKGGSVVLKLEPESLGQLRITVSMRNGVVNAKIEAGTSEAAELLKTHQSALRESMHEKGMLVERLEIVDASHTAKELAPDLRTDRLVHLPLPDLSRSSDDSNGSTSNDSSQQHETASPRDENTNDRQYASREDQSSPDDAWRHAAGADHAVDSFGTRSLINALA, from the coding sequence GTGAACCAGGCAGGCACCACGAGCGCCGGCGTCGCCCTCTCGGTCTCGCGTGAACTCGCAGGCCAGATGAGCGTCGCCGATCGGGCCGCGGCGGAACTCCGCACGAGCGCTCCTGGGGGAAACGAGTCAGTAGCGGCCTCACCCAAGCCCACGGTACCCGCATCACGAGCAACGACAACGTCCAGCACACCAGTGCCCACCGTGTCTGGTGAGGACACCACACCGGTGGCACCAACACCCGAAACCCAGACGCCCACGACGCCAACAACTCCTGCAGCCAAATCCACCATCACCGCGCTCACACCAGCCCCTCCCGCTCCCCAGAACCCTTCGAATGCTGCCGCAACAACTGCTGCGGCGACTCCAACCCTCGCGCCGCCTCAGCCATCACCAACAGCCGCGAGTGTCGCCACCGCAGCACCAGTCGCCGGCGCCCGCTCCGCGCCAACCACACAGGTCGATCTCGGCGGCACAGGTGCCGGTCGCACCGGCGTCGCACGCGCATCCACCAAGCCCAACGCGCCCACCACGCCCGACGCCAAGGAAGTGATCTCCAAGGCGACCCAGGGCCTCGCCGCCGCCATCCGCCAGAAGGGTGGCAGCGTCGTCCTCAAACTCGAGCCCGAGTCCCTGGGCCAACTCCGCATCACCGTCTCGATGCGCAACGGCGTCGTCAACGCCAAGATCGAGGCGGGCACCAGCGAGGCCGCCGAACTCCTGAAGACCCACCAGAGCGCCCTCCGCGAATCGATGCACGAGAAGGGCATGCTCGTCGAACGCCTCGAGATCGTGGACGCCAGCCACACCGCGAAGGAACTCGCCCCAGATCTCCGCACCGATCGGCTCGTCCACCTTCCGCTCCCCGACCTCTCGCGATCGAGCGACGACTCCAACGGCTCGACCTCGAACGACTCGAGCCAACAACACGAGACCGCCTCTCCGCGGGACGAGAACACCAACGACCGTCAATACGCCTCGCGCGAGGATCAATCCTCGCCCGATGACGCGTGGCGACACGCCGCCGGAGCCGACCACGCCGTCGATTCATTCGGCACCCGATCCCTGATCAACGCGCTCGCCTGA
- a CDS encoding flagellar biosynthesis protein FlgD: MAAIDSITSNVSTTSSTGADAFSTLSSQDFTKLIFAELSKQDPLAPNDTNTLLQQISSIRQVQSSTDLIDTLKSLVSQNEFASSASLIGKVVTGLSDDAQRVAGTVAAVTKRDGASAVVLDTGYTIALDRVDQIIDADAIPTE; the protein is encoded by the coding sequence ATGGCCGCCATCGACAGCATCACCTCCAACGTCAGCACCACATCGTCGACCGGCGCCGACGCCTTCAGCACGCTGAGTTCCCAGGACTTCACCAAACTCATCTTCGCCGAACTCTCCAAGCAGGACCCGCTCGCGCCCAACGACACCAACACGCTCCTGCAGCAGATCTCCAGCATTCGCCAGGTGCAATCGAGCACGGACCTGATCGACACGCTCAAGTCGCTCGTTTCCCAGAACGAGTTCGCCTCGTCCGCGTCGCTCATCGGCAAGGTCGTGACCGGTCTCTCCGACGACGCCCAGCGTGTCGCGGGGACGGTCGCCGCCGTCACCAAGCGTGACGGCGCGTCCGCGGTGGTCCTCGACACGGGGTACACGATCGCGCTCGATCGAGTGGACCAGATCATCGACGCCGACGCGATCCCCACCGAATAG
- a CDS encoding FliI/YscN family ATPase: MSAASPTSVLHEVSSLAGVFGSVARAEPVCLAGRVVALRGLSVIVEDLPMPVGTLVQIQTSLGGVIPAELVGFTGRQAVVMMLAQSSGVRPGDSVVGVRSSPVAMVGPGMLGRCINGMGEPIDGLGPIAGLSPMPLSPEPVPAMRRQPIHDRLATGVRAIDTMLTLGRGQRLGVFAGPGVGKSTLLGAISRHSEADVNVIALIGERGREVKDFIAHSLGPQGLAKSIVVVATGDESPVLRVRAARLACAAAEHFRDRGQSVLLMMDSITRFAHAQRQIGLSIGEPPATKGYTPSVYAGLALLLERAGAILNQDGTPSGSITGLYTILVEGDDMTEPIADAARGILDGHVMLSRKLAQQAHYPAIDVLDSVSRVADDVCDRDHIHARHSLRRLLSAYADVAELVQIGAYAKGSNPEADVAIESRSRVLDLLRQSRDTSGKPVSFDESRSELIKIAALATDLKQRLMKTKAA; the protein is encoded by the coding sequence ATGAGCGCCGCCTCTCCAACTTCCGTGCTCCACGAGGTCTCGTCTCTCGCCGGCGTCTTCGGCTCGGTGGCGCGAGCCGAACCGGTGTGCCTCGCCGGGCGTGTTGTCGCGCTGCGTGGGCTGAGCGTGATCGTCGAGGATCTCCCCATGCCCGTCGGCACGCTCGTCCAGATTCAGACGAGCCTCGGCGGGGTCATCCCCGCGGAACTCGTCGGTTTCACCGGACGACAGGCCGTCGTCATGATGCTCGCCCAATCCAGCGGCGTGCGCCCGGGCGATAGCGTCGTCGGCGTGCGATCCTCGCCCGTCGCGATGGTCGGGCCCGGGATGCTCGGACGCTGCATCAACGGCATGGGCGAGCCGATCGACGGCCTGGGTCCCATAGCGGGCCTCTCGCCGATGCCTCTCAGCCCCGAGCCAGTCCCCGCGATGCGCCGACAGCCCATCCACGATCGCCTCGCCACAGGCGTTCGCGCGATCGACACGATGCTCACACTCGGCCGCGGGCAACGTCTCGGCGTTTTCGCCGGCCCGGGCGTCGGAAAGTCCACGCTGCTCGGCGCGATCTCGCGCCATAGCGAGGCCGACGTCAACGTCATCGCCCTCATCGGCGAGCGAGGGCGCGAGGTCAAGGACTTCATCGCCCACTCGCTGGGGCCCCAGGGTCTCGCCAAGAGCATCGTCGTCGTCGCGACGGGTGACGAGTCGCCGGTGCTCCGCGTGCGGGCCGCGAGGCTCGCGTGCGCCGCCGCCGAGCACTTCCGCGATCGGGGCCAGAGCGTCCTGCTCATGATGGACTCGATCACGCGCTTCGCCCACGCCCAGCGGCAGATAGGTCTCTCGATCGGCGAGCCGCCCGCGACCAAGGGATACACGCCGAGCGTCTACGCGGGGCTGGCGCTCCTGCTCGAGCGTGCCGGCGCGATCCTGAACCAAGACGGCACGCCCAGTGGCTCGATCACCGGGCTCTACACCATCCTCGTCGAGGGCGACGACATGACCGAGCCGATCGCCGACGCCGCCCGAGGCATCCTTGACGGGCACGTCATGCTCTCACGCAAACTCGCGCAGCAGGCGCACTACCCCGCGATCGACGTGCTCGACTCGGTCAGCCGCGTTGCCGACGACGTGTGCGATCGCGACCACATCCACGCGCGCCACTCGCTCCGCCGCCTCCTCTCGGCCTACGCCGACGTCGCCGAACTCGTGCAGATCGGGGCATACGCGAAGGGGAGCAACCCCGAGGCCGACGTCGCGATCGAGTCACGAAGCCGCGTGCTCGATCTGCTCCGCCAGTCGCGGGATACAAGCGGAAAGCCGGTGTCGTTCGACGAATCCCGCTCGGAACTCATCAAGATCGCCGCCCTCGCCACCGATCTCAAGCAGAGGCTCATGAAGACCAAGGCCGCGTGA
- the fliE gene encoding flagellar hook-basal body complex protein FliE: protein MADPLGLIGGAGAAGARMPMGGANGPVDPNAPSFKDVLVDQLDQVNKAEQEATRAVEDYATGKNPSIEDVVLATQKADNAFRMLQALRNKVVEAYDEIKQTRV from the coding sequence ATGGCGGATCCGTTGGGACTCATTGGCGGAGCAGGAGCGGCTGGAGCACGCATGCCCATGGGCGGCGCCAACGGCCCGGTCGATCCCAACGCGCCGAGTTTCAAGGATGTCCTTGTCGATCAACTCGACCAGGTGAACAAGGCCGAGCAGGAGGCGACGCGCGCCGTAGAGGACTACGCGACGGGCAAGAATCCGAGCATCGAGGACGTCGTGCTCGCGACGCAGAAGGCCGACAACGCCTTCCGCATGCTGCAGGCTCTCCGAAACAAGGTGGTCGAGGCCTACGACGAGATCAAGCAGACCCGCGTCTGA
- a CDS encoding flagellar hook-basal body complex protein codes for MASTTALFTGLTGLNANARNLDVIGNNIANGNTVAFKSARANFETMFSRTFNAGTPPGDTVGGTNPFQVGYGVRVSGTQKNFATGTISPTGDLRDLAIDGDGFFVVNRGTQPFYTRAGNFRPDAEQYLATPSGERLQGYGIDENFNVVPGRLGDMRIPLGTLTIAEATRNVRFRGNLDASGSIPSQGSTVNLLGTQTDGLRAIAAAVPAPAPGNLIEGTTRLLDIEDPDLVGSGTPMFLDGQSIELRNIEKGGRTLPTAIFPITTTATLDDLMTFMRETIGINNTTGANPDGNTPGVTLDPTTGVVSITGNTGTVNDIAIDSSDMRLLSASGQVVRQPFVPQKIAAADGESVRTTFIVYDSLGTPVEVDLAMTLEGKSNAGTTWRYTVESADATGPDLAITTGVLAFDTEGQLDTTVPISISIDRSGTGADSPLGLSLSFAEGDDTVTALTDETSSVAATYRDGAPIGTLSGFGIGIDGLITGTFSNGLTRTIGQVALATFPNNEGLVDQGGNLYGVGANSGSPIVTTPTVLGAGRTIGGALELSNVDLGEEFIKMILASTGYSASSRVIRTADELMQQLLVLGR; via the coding sequence ATGGCATCCACCACCGCACTCTTCACGGGCCTCACCGGGCTCAACGCCAACGCGAGAAATCTCGACGTCATCGGCAACAACATCGCCAACGGCAACACCGTCGCCTTCAAGTCCGCCCGCGCCAACTTCGAGACCATGTTCTCCAGGACCTTCAACGCCGGAACGCCCCCGGGCGACACCGTCGGCGGGACCAACCCTTTCCAGGTCGGCTACGGCGTGCGCGTCTCTGGCACCCAGAAGAACTTCGCCACAGGGACCATCTCGCCCACCGGCGATCTCCGCGATCTCGCGATCGATGGCGATGGTTTCTTCGTCGTCAATCGCGGCACGCAGCCCTTCTACACCCGCGCCGGTAACTTCCGCCCCGACGCCGAGCAATATCTCGCCACACCCTCGGGCGAACGCCTCCAGGGCTATGGCATCGACGAGAACTTCAACGTCGTCCCCGGGCGCCTGGGCGACATGCGCATCCCCCTCGGCACGCTCACCATCGCCGAGGCCACGCGAAACGTGCGATTCCGGGGCAATCTCGACGCCTCGGGATCCATCCCGTCGCAAGGCTCAACGGTCAATCTCCTCGGCACACAGACCGATGGCCTGCGCGCCATCGCCGCCGCCGTCCCGGCCCCCGCGCCCGGCAACCTCATCGAGGGCACGACGCGCCTGTTGGACATCGAAGATCCCGATCTTGTCGGCTCGGGCACGCCCATGTTCCTCGATGGCCAGTCCATCGAACTCCGAAACATCGAGAAGGGCGGCCGAACGCTCCCCACCGCGATCTTCCCCATCACCACAACGGCCACACTCGACGACCTCATGACATTCATGCGCGAGACCATCGGCATCAACAACACGACCGGCGCCAACCCCGACGGCAACACGCCCGGTGTCACCCTCGATCCGACCACCGGCGTCGTCTCCATCACCGGAAATACCGGCACGGTCAACGACATCGCGATCGATTCCTCCGACATGCGCCTTCTGAGCGCCTCAGGCCAGGTCGTCCGCCAGCCGTTCGTCCCCCAGAAGATCGCCGCCGCCGATGGCGAGTCCGTCCGCACGACGTTCATCGTCTACGACTCGCTGGGCACCCCCGTCGAGGTCGATCTCGCGATGACGCTCGAGGGCAAGTCCAACGCCGGCACAACCTGGAGATACACAGTCGAGTCCGCCGACGCCACGGGTCCCGACCTCGCCATCACCACGGGCGTCCTCGCCTTCGACACCGAGGGCCAACTCGACACAACTGTCCCCATCTCGATCTCCATCGATCGCTCGGGCACGGGCGCCGACTCGCCATTGGGCCTCTCGCTGAGTTTCGCCGAGGGTGACGACACCGTCACCGCGCTCACCGACGAGACCTCCTCCGTCGCTGCCACGTATCGCGATGGCGCCCCCATCGGCACACTCTCCGGATTCGGCATCGGCATCGACGGTCTCATCACCGGCACGTTCTCCAACGGGCTCACGCGCACCATCGGCCAGGTCGCCCTCGCCACCTTCCCCAACAACGAGGGCCTCGTCGACCAGGGAGGCAACCTCTACGGCGTCGGCGCCAACAGCGGCTCCCCGATCGTCACCACGCCCACCGTCCTCGGCGCAGGCCGAACCATCGGCGGCGCTCTCGAACTCTCCAACGTCGATCTCGGCGAGGAGTTCATCAAGATGATCCTCGCGTCCACCGGCTACTCCGCCTCCTCGCGTGTTATCCGGACCGCCGACGAACTCATGCAGCAACTCCTCGTCCTCGGCCGCTGA
- a CDS encoding flagellar biosynthetic protein FliO, which yields MGTLHIKPTRHRVSCWRPRAVHDHDEAVRAAPSRQRRWAAVMLGLGLALMLLASRGLAQPVPTVNDANARPTIDPAAHERAMPLGSTPQPAASNGASPSRSTGEWGIVRTVLSLAGVVSFALFVGAILRKAARAQGGLRASLGPGGRAPSGVLEVLGRYPISRGVTLVLLRVDRRVLLLSQSSSRRAGTSMNTLCEITDAEDVASLLVKARDDEGETMARRFQDLLDHQNRPELAIPRDPAPGEVQHFNADDDIEIVEAPSPSGLDAIGRTVELIRARMSRPQHARPAAKPEAVA from the coding sequence ATGGGGACGCTGCACATCAAGCCGACCCGGCATCGAGTCTCCTGCTGGAGGCCGCGCGCGGTCCACGACCACGACGAGGCCGTTCGTGCCGCGCCCTCACGCCAGCGTCGATGGGCCGCCGTGATGCTCGGCCTGGGCCTCGCGCTCATGCTCCTCGCCTCGCGAGGTCTCGCCCAACCCGTGCCGACCGTCAACGATGCCAACGCCCGCCCGACGATCGATCCCGCGGCCCACGAGCGCGCCATGCCCCTCGGCTCGACGCCTCAGCCCGCCGCATCGAACGGTGCCTCGCCGTCACGCTCCACCGGAGAATGGGGCATCGTCCGAACCGTGTTGTCCCTCGCGGGCGTCGTCTCGTTCGCGCTCTTTGTCGGGGCCATTCTCCGAAAGGCCGCTCGCGCCCAAGGCGGGCTTCGCGCCTCGCTCGGGCCCGGTGGGCGCGCACCCTCGGGCGTGCTCGAAGTCCTCGGGCGCTATCCGATCTCGCGTGGCGTGACGCTCGTCCTGCTCCGCGTGGATCGGCGCGTGCTCCTCCTCAGCCAGTCGTCGAGCCGGCGCGCGGGCACCTCGATGAACACGCTCTGCGAGATCACCGACGCCGAGGATGTCGCCTCGCTCCTCGTCAAGGCCCGCGACGACGAGGGCGAGACGATGGCCCGAAGGTTCCAGGATCTCCTCGACCATCAGAATCGCCCCGAACTCGCGATCCCGCGCGATCCCGCGCCGGGCGAGGTGCAGCACTTCAACGCCGACGACGACATCGAGATCGTCGAGGCGCCATCACCCAGCGGGTTGGACGCCATCGGGCGCACCGTGGAACTCATCCGCGCCCGCATGAGCCGGCCCCAACACGCACGCCCCGCAGCAAAGCCGGAGGCCGTCGCGTGA
- the fliT gene encoding flagellar protein FliT, translating to MADTRRNPHHATPADPTLALLDNLDRQLELLRELEGVARSQAPRFESSTPEELADLMARRQLIVDRLLELDSRSKDLAPRESAEIDRRVSLITELLQAIRMADDESRERLSRRRDEVASELAELFQSRRATGAYGMRAAPISPNFQDRQA from the coding sequence ATGGCCGACACACGACGAAATCCACATCACGCCACGCCGGCCGACCCGACGCTCGCGCTCCTGGACAATCTCGATCGCCAGTTGGAACTGCTGCGCGAACTCGAAGGCGTCGCGCGGAGCCAGGCACCGAGGTTCGAGTCGTCCACGCCCGAGGAACTCGCGGACCTGATGGCCCGCCGCCAGTTGATCGTCGATCGCCTCCTGGAACTCGACTCTCGCTCCAAGGACCTCGCGCCGCGCGAGAGCGCCGAGATCGATCGGCGCGTCTCGCTCATCACCGAGTTGCTCCAGGCGATCCGCATGGCCGACGACGAGAGCCGCGAGCGTCTCTCCCGGCGTCGCGATGAGGTGGCGTCGGAACTCGCCGAACTCTTCCAGAGTCGTCGCGCGACCGGGGCGTATGGCATGCGGGCCGCCCCGATCTCGCCGAACTTCCAGGATCGACAGGCATGA
- a CDS encoding sigma-54-dependent Fis family transcriptional regulator — MRTVLIVDDKEMMRDSVGTTLERAGFRTLTATDGQGALDSIARERPDAVVTDMRMPGVSGMELLERVRQIDDELPIVLMTAFGTIETAVKAMKLGAFDYLTKPFEGDELIIAVKRAIEHRRVVRENAVLRVSQAPQGTDERAGLTRLIGNSPAMHQLREQVMAVAKSQGTVLVTGESGSGKEVVARAIHECSTREAGPFLAVNCAALSESLLESELFGHERGAFTGADKLRKGRFELADSGTLLLDEVSEVSPQIQAKLLRVLQERAFERVGSSITMGVDVRVVATSNRDLPASVARDEFRQDLYYRLNVLPVLVPPLRERLEDVPVLAEHFVRETCAREGRPEMKFDAGAMDLLRTYRWPGNVRELQNICERAVVLGAATRSDGVISRSLMEPWLTLAPARATSVQIIEPKNALAHPAAHALHNGESLASTIAGDRKLEEIERDAIVTTLGRFNGHRQKTAQALGIGVRTLGLKLKKWKDQNLVGQDV, encoded by the coding sequence ATGCGCACCGTACTGATCGTTGACGACAAGGAAATGATGAGAGACAGCGTCGGGACGACCCTCGAGCGGGCCGGCTTCCGCACGCTCACCGCCACCGACGGGCAGGGCGCGCTCGACTCGATCGCCAGGGAACGCCCCGATGCCGTCGTCACCGACATGCGCATGCCAGGCGTCTCGGGGATGGAACTCCTCGAGCGCGTGCGCCAGATCGACGACGAACTCCCCATCGTGCTCATGACGGCGTTCGGCACGATCGAGACCGCCGTCAAGGCCATGAAACTCGGCGCGTTCGACTACCTCACCAAGCCCTTCGAGGGCGACGAACTCATCATCGCGGTCAAGCGCGCCATCGAGCACCGTCGCGTCGTGCGCGAGAACGCCGTCCTCCGCGTTTCGCAGGCGCCGCAGGGAACGGACGAACGCGCCGGCCTCACGCGGCTCATCGGAAACTCCCCCGCGATGCATCAACTCCGAGAGCAGGTGATGGCCGTTGCCAAGTCCCAGGGCACGGTCCTGGTGACCGGCGAGTCGGGCTCGGGTAAAGAGGTTGTCGCCCGCGCGATCCACGAGTGCAGCACGCGTGAGGCCGGCCCGTTCCTCGCCGTCAACTGTGCCGCCCTCTCCGAGTCGCTCCTCGAGAGCGAACTCTTCGGGCACGAGCGCGGGGCCTTCACCGGCGCCGACAAACTCCGCAAGGGCCGCTTCGAGCTCGCCGATTCGGGCACGCTCCTGCTCGACGAGGTGAGCGAGGTCTCGCCCCAGATCCAGGCGAAACTCCTCCGCGTGCTCCAGGAGCGGGCCTTCGAGCGCGTCGGCTCGAGCATCACGATGGGCGTGGACGTGCGCGTCGTCGCGACGAGCAACCGCGACCTCCCCGCGTCGGTCGCCAGGGACGAGTTCCGCCAGGATCTGTACTACCGCCTGAATGTGCTCCCCGTGCTCGTCCCGCCGCTGCGCGAGCGACTCGAGGATGTGCCCGTTCTCGCCGAGCACTTCGTCCGTGAGACCTGCGCCCGCGAGGGTCGCCCCGAGATGAAGTTCGACGCCGGGGCGATGGACCTGCTCCGCACCTACCGCTGGCCGGGAAACGTGCGAGAACTCCAGAACATCTGCGAGCGGGCGGTCGTGCTCGGGGCCGCGACGAGGAGCGATGGCGTGATCTCGCGGTCGCTCATGGAGCCGTGGCTGACCCTCGCGCCCGCCCGCGCGACCAGCGTCCAGATCATCGAGCCCAAGAACGCCCTGGCCCACCCCGCGGCCCACGCCCTCCACAACGGCGAGAGCCTCGCCTCAACCATCGCGGGCGACCGCAAACTCGAGGAGATCGAGCGCGACGCCATCGTCACCACCCTTGGGCGCTTCAATGGGCACCGCCAGAAGACAGCCCAGGCCCTGGGCATCGGCGTGCGAACCCTCGGGCTCAAACTCAAGAAGTGGAAGGACCAGAATCTCGTCGGCCAGGATGTCTGA
- a CDS encoding flagellar FliJ family protein: MPKFRFQLEPVLRQRLAVERQKQVALAGVERERLAIEARIQEGHERFAREREELRSILGPRDATISSGDPNPVSLRAASWQASASLAVLAETQRLTVALEKVNARLAAARRDLADAMTRRKAVELLKERRLEEFRAAQSRAENASLDELAVMRAGATGVLP; this comes from the coding sequence ATGCCCAAGTTCCGCTTCCAACTCGAGCCCGTCCTCCGTCAGCGACTCGCCGTCGAGCGACAGAAGCAGGTCGCGCTCGCGGGTGTTGAGCGAGAGCGTCTGGCGATCGAGGCCCGCATCCAGGAGGGGCACGAGCGATTCGCCCGAGAGCGAGAGGAACTCCGATCGATCCTCGGGCCGCGCGACGCGACGATCTCGTCCGGTGACCCGAATCCGGTCAGCCTGCGGGCCGCGAGTTGGCAGGCTTCGGCCTCCCTCGCCGTCCTCGCCGAGACGCAGCGTCTCACCGTCGCGCTCGAGAAGGTGAACGCGCGTCTTGCCGCGGCCCGGCGTGATCTCGCCGACGCCATGACGCGACGCAAGGCCGTCGAACTGCTGAAAGAACGAAGGCTCGAGGAGTTCCGTGCGGCCCAGTCGCGAGCCGAGAACGCGAGCCTCGATGAACTCGCCGTGATGCGCGCCGGCGCGACAGGAGTCCTGCCATGA
- the fliN gene encoding flagellar motor switch protein FliN yields MADENIIPGDQPLSDDTPDENGGSQPASDQANDDAQAALEAARNAISSLGDLASDATGSSDAADPAAGGSPFDLPQFSMGASPEQSRAITLLSDVNLNVKIELGRTRMLVEDVLKLTEGAVVELDKLAGDPVDVYVNERHVARGEVLVLNDNFCVRINEILEAIDAPQEKAG; encoded by the coding sequence ATGGCCGACGAGAACATCATCCCGGGCGATCAGCCGCTCAGTGACGACACGCCCGACGAGAATGGTGGGAGCCAGCCCGCCAGCGACCAAGCCAATGACGACGCCCAGGCCGCGCTCGAGGCGGCACGCAACGCGATCTCCAGCCTTGGCGATCTCGCCTCCGACGCGACCGGATCGAGCGATGCCGCAGACCCCGCGGCCGGCGGCTCGCCCTTCGACCTTCCTCAGTTCTCGATGGGCGCCTCCCCCGAGCAGTCCCGCGCCATCACGCTGCTCTCCGACGTCAATCTCAATGTGAAGATCGAACTCGGTCGGACGCGGATGCTCGTCGAGGACGTGCTGAAACTCACCGAGGGCGCGGTCGTCGAACTCGACAAACTCGCCGGCGACCCCGTGGATGTCTACGTGAACGAGCGCCACGTCGCGCGGGGCGAGGTCCTTGTCCTCAACGACAACTTCTGCGTGCGCATCAACGAGATCCTCGAGGCGATCGACGCGCCCCAGGAGAAGGCGGGCTGA
- the flgC gene encoding flagellar basal body rod protein FlgC → MYGMLDISTSGMIANRIRLTAAAANIANRNAILDENGQVNPYRAKRVFVTAGDPSASTFEGRSMGVHVSGIEDDTAPPNLRFDPTNPYAYKDGPNTGYVPEPNVNVVVETMQAMEASRAYEANVSAAEATKSMLAQALRLIA, encoded by the coding sequence ATGTATGGCATGCTGGACATCTCGACGAGCGGCATGATCGCGAACCGGATTCGCCTGACCGCCGCCGCCGCCAACATCGCGAACCGCAACGCGATCCTCGACGAGAACGGGCAGGTCAATCCGTATCGCGCCAAGCGTGTCTTCGTGACCGCGGGCGATCCCTCGGCGAGCACCTTCGAGGGCCGTTCGATGGGCGTGCACGTCTCGGGGATCGAGGACGACACCGCCCCGCCGAATTTGCGCTTCGACCCGACAAATCCCTACGCGTACAAGGACGGCCCGAACACCGGCTATGTGCCCGAGCCGAACGTGAACGTCGTCGTCGAGACGATGCAGGCGATGGAGGCCTCTCGGGCCTACGAGGCGAACGTCTCGGCGGCGGAAGCGACAAAGTCGATGCTGGCACAAGCCTTGCGGCTCATCGCCTAG